The proteins below are encoded in one region of Drosophila santomea strain STO CAGO 1482 chromosome 3R, Prin_Dsan_1.1, whole genome shotgun sequence:
- the LOC120453682 gene encoding uncharacterized protein LOC120453682, with protein sequence MNSTIAILLISALVVVQARNIRWSAEDNASQEPSPSPSPSHSHPHSINWPCDVGHFPEAYILMHKVDKRLERVDNESIKERIGNYAVSQLRQCILDGQMDVHCVRRSIGFTMSFIHHQMSQANGV encoded by the coding sequence ATGAACTCAACTATCGCGATTCTACTCATCTCGGCCCTCGTTGTGGTCCAGGCCAGGAATATTCGCTGGTCTGCGGAGGATAACGCGTCCCAAGagccaagtccaagtccaagtccaagccATTCCCATCCGCACTCCATCAACTGGCCCTGCGATGTGGGCCACTTTCCCGAGGCCTACATTCTGATGCACAAGGTGGATAAGCGACTGGAACGTGTGGACAATGAGAGTATTAAGGAAAGGATCGGCAACTACGCCGTGAGTCAGTTGAGGCAGTGCATCTTGGATGGCCAGATGGACGTGCACTGCGTTAGGAGATCGATTGGATTCACCATGTCCTTCATTCACCACCAAATGAGCCAGGCCAATGGAGTGTAA
- the LOC120452979 gene encoding ADP-ribosylation factor-like protein 3: MCFYGPVAFIRKILPAGTQKSCLLILGLDNAGKSTLTASLAEIFNGDSKEPGKQASEWSLSINNSRVQLWDINGELKNRQIWPNYYKKVKVLIFVLDSTDALRLSEARCVLCDVLMHQELDKAPLLIVSNKKDSSGSLSMSTVIDLMGLDRLSARDWTFKECSTRTGSGVQDIVSWINEKINGNRK; encoded by the exons ATGTGTTTTTACGGACCTGTTGCGTTCATAAGAAAGATCCTGCCCGCAGGCACCCAGAAATCCTGTCTGCTCATATTAGGTCTAGATAATGCGGGAAAATCCACCTTGACAGCCAGCCTGGCGGAGATTTTCAATGGAGAT TCCAAGGAACCTGGCAAACAAGCCAGTGAATGGAGCTTGAGCATCAATAATTCCCGAGTGCAGTTGTGGGATATTAACGGGGAACTGAAGAATCGCCAGATCTGGCCAAACTATTATAAAAAAGTGAAGGTTTTG ATTTTTGTACTGGATAGCACGGATGCACTGCGGCTAAGCGAGGCTCGTTGTGTTCTTTGCGATGTGCTGATGCATCAGGAACTGGATAAGGCTCCCCTGCTGATCGTGTCCAACAAAAAGGACTCCTCGGGATCTCTGTCCATGTCCACAGTTATCGATTTGATGGGTCTGGATCGCCTAAGTGCTCGAGATTGGACTTTTAAGGAATGTTCAACGCGGACAGGTTCTGGTGTTCAG GACATCGTGAGTTGGATTAACGAAAAGATCAATGGGAACAGGAAGTGA
- the LOC120452978 gene encoding ADP-ribosylation factor-like protein 3 isoform X1 yields the protein MGLLSLLRKLRPNPEKEARILLLGLDNAGKTTILKQLASEDITTVRIRAANFFRFPHKIRSEIPQVTPTAGFNIKSVAADGFKLNVWDIGGQWKIRPYWKNYFANTDVLIYVIDCTDRTRLPEAGSELFEMLMDNRLKQVPVLIFANKQDMPDAMSASEVAEKMSLVQLQGRTWEIKACTAVDGTGLKEGMDWVCKNMKK from the exons ATG GGTCTGCTATCGCTGTTGCGTAAACTGAGACCCAATCCGGAAAAGGAGGCTCGCATCCTGCTGCTGGGATTGGATAATGCGGGCAAGACCACGATACTGAAGCAGCTGGCATCGGAGGACATAACCACGGTGCGTATAAGGGCGGCGAACTTCTTCCGCTTTCCCCATAAAATACGGAGTGAAATCCCGCAGGTGACGCCAACGGCGGGCTTTAACATCAAGTCCGTGGCAGCCGATGGCTTCAAGCTGAATGTATGGGATATCGGTGGTCAATGGAAGATACGTCCATACTGGAAGAACTACTTTGCGAATACCGATGTGCTG aTCTATGTAATTGACTGCACGGATCGGACGCGACTGCCCGAAGCGGGTAGCGAACTATTCGAAATGCTCATGGATAATCGGCTGAAGCAAGTGCCCGTGCTGATTTTCGCCAACAAACAGGACATGCCGGATGCCATGAGTGCCTCCGAGGTGGCCGAGAAGATGAGCCTGGTGCAATTGCAGGGACGCACCTGGGAGATCAAGGCTTGCACCGCTGTGGATGGCACTGGACTCAAGGAGGGAATGGACTGGGTGTGCAAGAATATGAAGAAGTAA
- the LOC120452978 gene encoding ADP-ribosylation factor-like protein 3 isoform X2, translating to MGLLSLLRKLRPNPEKEARILLLGLDNAGKTTILKQLASEDITTVTPTAGFNIKSVAADGFKLNVWDIGGQWKIRPYWKNYFANTDVLIYVIDCTDRTRLPEAGSELFEMLMDNRLKQVPVLIFANKQDMPDAMSASEVAEKMSLVQLQGRTWEIKACTAVDGTGLKEGMDWVCKNMKK from the exons ATG GGTCTGCTATCGCTGTTGCGTAAACTGAGACCCAATCCGGAAAAGGAGGCTCGCATCCTGCTGCTGGGATTGGATAATGCGGGCAAGACCACGATACTGAAGCAGCTGGCATCGGAGGACATAACCACG GTGACGCCAACGGCGGGCTTTAACATCAAGTCCGTGGCAGCCGATGGCTTCAAGCTGAATGTATGGGATATCGGTGGTCAATGGAAGATACGTCCATACTGGAAGAACTACTTTGCGAATACCGATGTGCTG aTCTATGTAATTGACTGCACGGATCGGACGCGACTGCCCGAAGCGGGTAGCGAACTATTCGAAATGCTCATGGATAATCGGCTGAAGCAAGTGCCCGTGCTGATTTTCGCCAACAAACAGGACATGCCGGATGCCATGAGTGCCTCCGAGGTGGCCGAGAAGATGAGCCTGGTGCAATTGCAGGGACGCACCTGGGAGATCAAGGCTTGCACCGCTGTGGATGGCACTGGACTCAAGGAGGGAATGGACTGGGTGTGCAAGAATATGAAGAAGTAA
- the LOC120452977 gene encoding RCC1 domain-containing protein 1 — protein MPLLFTGFNAFGQHECVSGDVDCAAGFSELNAPVATQNQCTISIGWRYAALAFGRKLCLRGLLADGPNECVTLEAAGDIRALAAGDSHCLVLLQSGQLYRVQPKLQAELVAVRLEAPPRSNSGTKRSIFGAAKVPSSPIIEHIACGSHINVAISSENCIYSIPSCLHQFPERQFRVKQLQCGHEHAVLLNANGDVFTWGNGLRGQLGLAELRVEETPQLLEALAGIKITQIAAGGWHSAAISAFGDLYTWGVNSSGQLGMRVMKAGGVLKEPTVYPLPQLQDLAECACLQGGESNDDCAPLRVFAGSRHTLLIRRCGRLWVSGWCKHGQLGRQLQNLSYVDAFQALEGITMNPTADDVLCGPWSTLLHLKASLD, from the exons ATGCCGCTGCTATTTACGGGCTTCAACGCATTTGGCCAGCATGAATGTGTAAGCGGCGACGTCGACTGCGCAGCCGGCTTCAGCG AATTAAATGCGCCAGTTGCGACTCAGAACCAGTGCACGATTTCGATCGGCTGGCGGTATGCGGCCCTCGCTTTTGGCCGGAAGTTGTGCCTGCGTGGGCTCTTGGCTGATGGCCCAAATGAGTGCGTGACCCTGGAGGCGGCGGGGGACATAAGGGCCCTGGCTGCCGGCGATTCCCACTGCCTGGTGCTACTCCAAAGCGGTCAGCTTTACAGGGTGCAGCCCAAACTGCAGGCGGAACTGGTGGCTGTTAGACTAGAAGCTCCGCCCAGATCCAATTCGGGTACAAAGCGCTCTATCTTTGGGGCTGCCAAGGTGCCCTCGTCGCCGATCATAGAGCATATTGCGTGTGGATCGCACATAAACGTAGCGATCAGCTCGGAAAACTGCATCTACAGCATTCCCAGCTGCCTGCATCAGTTTCCCGAGCGCCAGTTTCGGGTGAAGCAGCTCCAATGTGGCCATGAACATGCCGTGCTCCTCAATGCCAACGGCGACGTGTTCACCTGGGGAAATGGACT CCGCGGACAGTTGGGTCTCGCGGAGCTGAGAGTGGAGGAGACGCCGCAGTTGCTGGAGGCGCTGGCGGGGATTAAG ATAACTCAAATTGCTGCCGGTGGTTGGCACAGTGCGGCCATATCCGCCTTCGGAGACCTCTACACCTGGGGAGTCAACAGCAGCGGTCAGCTGGGAATGCGTGTAATGAAAGCCGGTGGCGTCCTCAAAGAGCCCACTGTATATCCGCTGCCCCAGTTGCAAGACCTGGCCGAATGTGCGTGCCTCCAAGGCGGGGAGAGCAACGATGATTGTGCACCGCTGAGGGTGTTCGCTGGATCTCGTCACACGCTGCTGATCCGCCGGTGCGGGCGGCTATGGGTCAGTGGTTGGTGCAAGCACGGTCAACTTGGCAGGCAGCTCCAAAACCTGTCTTATGTGGATGCCTTTCAGGCCCTGGAGGGTATCACGATGAATCCGACTGCTGATGATGTTCTCTGCGGGCCCTGGTCAACGCTGCTCCATTTGAAGGCATCGTTGGATTGA
- the LOC120452980 gene encoding uncharacterized protein LOC120452980, which translates to MCGLSLRMAPSIFFVLIWRLTVQMMYPYGYMGCSLQDALDNESLVWNKGDRMENQMMMLIRDSICTTLLLVLMMEVMQTINAAVNIPIPIMAARL; encoded by the exons ATGTGCGGATTGTCCTTGCGCATGGC TCCCAGTATATTTTTCGTCCTAATCTGGCGCCTGACTGTGCAAATGATGTATCCATACGGATACATGGGCTGTTCGCTGCAGGATGCGTTGGATAATGAGAGTCTGGTATGGAACAAGGGCGATCGCATGGAGAACcagatgatgatgctgatAAGGGACTCCATTTGCACCACACTCCTGCTCGTGCTGATGATGGAGGTGATGCAGACGATAAATGCAGCCGTGAATATTCCAATCCCGATCATGGCCGCCAGACTTTAG